Proteins encoded within one genomic window of Leptolyngbya sp. FACHB-261:
- a CDS encoding HEAT repeat domain-containing protein — translation MPEFWHDDESSLPPPSSRPEWEAYRMAVWHSGNLLDRLRVAPRQPRQVDPDPAPAMQQAVSPPSGVQAGVQTGVQRGRAAVAPPPAPQVAPQVASRMAPRVAPRFSVQSQRPQPVPGRYQAVKPVAQNGKVATYAQYLTLLRDPDPTIREVAIEHLERVDDPGCIDSLIEVIRTDEIPAIQYRAFRAVEALGHAWGEADWLDFLTSSSSLVRKHAIIHLQDSGDTAWVPALERVAQTDPIPLLRDQAARAVVALQQRPAPAVPSREPGPNPNSQTQSPSRQSVEQACRCQNIGFISCGGCGFSFNWQDARYCNHCGQSLTIELSRAPLTESGSAPPITASRWPDAILARGSEVVRALEMLVQHRRITEQQLISAIGNRRIARHLSSVLFELRDLLGFDVVVETHEHEGKLFRIP, via the coding sequence ATGCCTGAGTTCTGGCACGATGACGAGTCTTCCCTGCCGCCTCCCTCATCCCGCCCCGAATGGGAGGCGTACCGGATGGCGGTCTGGCACTCAGGCAATCTACTAGACCGACTACGTGTCGCCCCTCGCCAACCTCGTCAGGTTGACCCCGATCCCGCTCCAGCGATGCAGCAAGCTGTCAGCCCACCGTCTGGTGTGCAGGCTGGTGTACAGACTGGTGTACAGAGGGGACGAGCTGCCGTTGCGCCCCCGCCCGCTCCTCAAGTTGCCCCCCAAGTTGCCTCTCGGATGGCTCCGCGAGTTGCGCCCCGCTTCAGCGTTCAGTCACAACGCCCGCAACCGGTTCCAGGCAGATACCAAGCCGTCAAGCCAGTAGCCCAAAATGGCAAGGTCGCAACCTACGCCCAGTACCTAACGCTGCTACGCGACCCGGATCCGACTATCCGCGAGGTAGCCATTGAACACCTGGAGCGGGTGGACGATCCCGGTTGCATTGACTCGCTGATCGAGGTGATTCGAACTGACGAGATACCCGCTATCCAATACCGTGCCTTTCGGGCTGTAGAAGCGTTGGGCCATGCTTGGGGCGAAGCAGATTGGCTCGATTTCCTCACCAGTTCTTCTAGCCTGGTGCGCAAGCACGCCATTATCCATCTGCAAGACAGTGGCGATACGGCCTGGGTTCCTGCCCTAGAAAGGGTTGCCCAAACTGATCCGATTCCCCTGCTCCGCGATCAAGCGGCTCGGGCCGTGGTTGCCCTTCAGCAGCGTCCAGCCCCAGCAGTTCCATCCAGAGAACCAGGTCCGAACCCGAACAGCCAAACCCAAAGTCCTAGCCGTCAGTCCGTAGAGCAAGCTTGCCGTTGTCAAAACATCGGTTTTATCAGTTGTGGCGGTTGCGGTTTTAGCTTTAACTGGCAAGATGCCCGCTACTGCAACCACTGTGGGCAGTCTCTGACGATTGAACTCAGTAGAGCCCCTCTTACAGAAAGCGGTTCTGCTCCACCCATTACTGCTTCTCGTTGGCCGGACGCAATCTTGGCACGGGGTTCTGAAGTTGTGAGAGCGCTAGAAATGCTGGTTCAACATCGCCGCATTACTGAGCAGCAGTTGATCAGTGCCATTGGCAACCGTCGCATTGCCCGTCATCTCAGCAGTGTCTTGTTTGAATTGCGCGACTTGCTGGGCTTTGACGTGGTAGTGGAAACGCATGAGCACGAGGGTAAGCTCTTCCGCATTCCCTAG
- a CDS encoding DUF4079 domain-containing protein has translation MLWVFQFPAWSMGFCLVIFPALGLTGYYIRQYRLEQWQRQKLRPQWLSNSHWWLGMAFLALMVFLWLFGVVGTIWRHGSLQYSGHFWAGNVMLALTLLSVWSAQQMNNRETPTAIRLWLRPLHLGTNAVILIGLAWVSWTGWEVVQQYIR, from the coding sequence ATGCTTTGGGTCTTCCAATTTCCTGCCTGGTCAATGGGTTTTTGCCTGGTGATCTTTCCAGCGTTGGGGCTCACGGGCTATTACATCCGTCAGTACCGCTTAGAGCAGTGGCAGCGCCAGAAGCTCCGACCCCAGTGGCTATCTAACTCGCACTGGTGGCTGGGCATGGCTTTTCTCGCCTTGATGGTGTTTCTATGGCTCTTTGGGGTGGTGGGCACGATCTGGCGGCATGGTTCACTGCAATATTCGGGTCACTTCTGGGCTGGCAATGTCATGCTTGCGCTGACTTTACTTTCAGTTTGGAGTGCCCAGCAGATGAACAACCGGGAGACGCCCACTGCGATTCGGCTATGGCTACGTCCTCTACACCTAGGAACTAATGCCGTGATCTTGATCGGCTTAGCCTGGGTCAGTTGGACAGGTTGGGAAGTGGTACAGCAGTACATCCGCTAG